A window of Periplaneta americana isolate PAMFEO1 chromosome 7, P.americana_PAMFEO1_priV1, whole genome shotgun sequence contains these coding sequences:
- the LOC138702915 gene encoding endocuticle structural glycoprotein SgAbd-2-like has protein sequence MQTVAALLMLVAVAVASPFPQEVRQGVIPVLQRTEVRDDVGQFSLSYLSGDGTTFSEQGALKPTADGSDHVLVKQGSFSFTSPEGNPIKLTYVADEYGFRPEGAHLPVAPPATF, from the exons GTTGCAGCCCTCCTTATGCTCGTGGCCGTTGCAGTGGCGTCGCCGTTCCCACAGGAAGTGCGACAGGGTGTGATCCCAGTACTACAGCGCACAGAGGTCAGGGACGACGTGGGACAGTTCTCTCTCAG CTACCTGTCCGGGGACGGCACGACGTTCAGCGAGCAGGGCGCGCTGAAGCCCACGGCTGACGGCAGCGACCACGTGCTGGTCAAGCAGGGCTCCTTCTCCTTCACCAGCCCTGAGGGCAACCCCATCAAGCTCACCTACGTGGCCGACGAGTACGGCTTCCGCCCCGAGGGCGCGCATCTACCCGTGGCGCCGCCCGCAACCTTCTAA